The nucleotide window CTTTATAGCTCTCAGTAGAGATCTTACTATTTTTCGATTCTTGCGCCTGCATGGAATTGCTGAATATTGGCGGTGgccatttttaaaatttcagattttgatatgtttcaaattattttgaagTAAGGGACAGGTTCGTATctgaaataattacaaatttattattttatgtaaattttttgttacatatataaagctaaaaaaaattataatgcaTCACAAAAGAATTGACCCTTTATCCTTtgattataaattaaagagaatATAATGGGAGTAATTAAGCTAAGAGAAACAATTATTAAAGGTACATTTTGGTATAAAGTAGAGGTTAACTTTCTTGTGTGCAAGGCCAatcaaagtttaagaaaaagttGGCAAGTGTGTTGAAGGGTCCCTCCCATTGGCCATAACTTATTGGACAGTGACTATATATAAGGGCATCAAACCAAGTTGCAATTTTTTCAGAACAGGCTCTGTTTTTTATATAAGGTCACATCCCTTTATGAACTCCAAAACAATTTCTGTTCTACTATAATTTAGTAGGCATTTTGGCCATAGGATTTGAAACCTGTattcatttatgaaatttaCATAAAATTTTAGTTCATGATTTTAGATTCTTCAAAAAAGTAGGCTTTTAAATGATAAATGTGGTCCATTAATTTATAGTTTGCAAAAGAAGAtccatcattttaaattttacaaaaaaaaagaacacaCGCTTAACGTGAAGAGATTAGAAGTATATTCAAATATAgctagttattattattattattgttgatcAGTGAACCtttgaaaaattatgtgtacttatttaaaagattataatagcaaatatttattataaaagaaCTATGGAGATATATGCAATTTATTAATGGGACACCTATGGGCTATAAGGATTAGTTGTATAAAAACTGAAgaagttttgatagttttcacaaacgatgaaattttcatatttataagaAAACGGACATTTAAAAATTCAAGCGCGTGtacaaataaaatttccattttCAATCAACTtgatttcaaatcataatttaaaaccATTTCCAAATGGATCCTTAGGTTCATTCTCTCAAACTTCAATTTGaacaaataagaaatttaaaaaaatactagttTGGAAAGTATTCCaagttaaatatataatttcacCTCATAGATTTGTCTTTTTGTTTATTATGGACTTATTAAATTGATAATTTGTGATATGGTGGGATGCAGGTTGTATCAGATGAAGCAAGAGCAATGTACAATGGAGAAATGGGAGGTCTAACATATTGGAGCCCAAACGTAAACATTTTGCGAGATCCAAGGTGGGGAAGGGGACAGGAGACTCCTGGTGAAGATCCCGTCGTAGCCGCTGTATACGCCGAGCGTTACGTCAGAGGTTTACAAGGAAATGAAGAAGGTGACCGGCTCAAAGTAGCAGCATGTTGCAAGCACTACACAGCCTACGACCTTGATAACTGGAGTGGAGTCGATAGATTCCACTTTAACGCTAAGGTAAAATACATTGCGTTTATATTACTTTATGACAAGTCAAGCATATGTATAATTCATGCATAACAGGTTAGCAAGCAAGATATTGAAGATACATTTGATGTACCATTTAGAAGTTGTGTTAAAGAAGGTAAAGTGGCTAGTATTATGTgttcatacaatcaagtcaatGGCATACCAACTTGTGCTGATCCTGAACTTCTCCGTAAAACAATACGCGGTGGTTGGGGTCTCAACGGTTACATTGTCTCCGATTGTGACTCCGTTGGAGTATTCTACGATAGCCAACATTATACATCGACGCCTGAGGAAGCTGCAGCTGCTGCTATTAAAGCGGGCCTGGATTTGGATTGTGGCCCTTTTTTGTCCCAACATACTGAGAATGCAGTGCATATTGGTATTCTTAAAGAAGTTGCTATTGATACAAATTTAGCTAATACTGTTGCTGTTCAAATGAGGCTTGGGATGTTTGATGGAGAACCATCAGCTCAGCAATATGGACATCTTGGCCCAAGAGATGTTTGCAGCCCATCCCATCAACAACTCGCCGTTGAAGCTGCTAGACAGGGAATTGTTCTTCTTAAGAATCATGGACCTGCTCTTCCTCTTTCACCTCGACGCCATCGTACTGTTGCTGTTGTTGGACCGAATTCCGATGTTACTTTCACGATGATCGGAAATTATGcaggtaaaaaataattattttttcgtTAGAAACAATTAAGGTTAGTGGCTgagtcaaaattttcaagttcaaaatatgaaaaagtaagaAGTTTAACATCTACTATACATACATAAAGCTCCTCCCTGGGTTAAGGCGGCCATAATTTGCATATCTTTATGTGAATAATTGggctttttttttgaaatataggTGTTGCATGTGGATACACAAGCCCATTACAAGGAATATCAAAGTATGCAAAGACCATTCATGAAAAAGGTTGTGGTGATGTGGCATGTACAGACGATAAATTATTTGCTGGAGCTGTAAATGCTGCACGTCAAGCAGACGCAACAGTGCTAGTAATGGGTCTAGACCAGTCTATTGAGGCTGAATTCAGAGATAGAACTGGACTGCTTTTGCCTGGTTTCCAACAAGAATTCATCTCCGAGGTATCCAAGGCCTCGAGAGGTCCTGTAGTATTGGTCCTTATGTCCGGAGGCCCAGTAGATGTTACATTTGCCAATAACGATCCTCGAATTGGTGGTATTGTGTGGGCTGGCTATCCTGGACAAGGTGGTGGCGCTGCCATTGCTGATGTCCTTTTTGGAGCTCATAATCCAGGTTAACTAACTAAACATTAACACAAAATTGGGCTTCTACTTATTTTGGGAATGTTCCATTGTTGGGCCACATTTTGTTATATGAATCATTTGTATTTATTTCGCTCTATTTAGGAATAGAGCGAAATAAATAGTGTCACAATTATATACTAATTGAATACAATTGCTTTCAGGTGGGAAGCTACCAATGACATGGTATCCACAAGAGTACCTAAAGAATTTACCAATGACAACAATGGACATGAGATCAAATTTAGCCAAAGGATACCCTGGTAGAACATACCGTTTTTACAAAGGTCCATTAGTATACCCATTCGGGCACGGACTAAGCTACACAAAATTCATAACCACAATTTTCGAAGCCCCAAAAACACTAGCCATTCCAATAGACGGACGCCATACGTCCAACAGCAGTACCATATCTAACAAATCAATCCGAGTAACACACGCAAAATGCAGCAAACTATCAATTCAGATTCATATCGATGTGAAAAATGTAGGACCAAAGGATGGTTCACACACATTGCTCGTGTTTTCAAAGCCACCTGTTGATGTTTGGGTGCCACATAAACAATTGGTCGCATTTCAAAAAGTTTACGTCCCAACAAGATCGAAGCAACGTGTGGCGATAAATATTCATGTGTGCAAGTATTTGAGTGTAGTTGATAAGGCTGGTGTTCGAAGAATTTCAATAGGTGAACATAGTATTCACATTGGTGATGCTAAGCATTCCTTATCACTTCAAGCATCAGTTCTTGGAGTTATTAAatcttgatgattttttttttactttggtAAAATCTCTACGTAAAGATGTCTTTGCGTTTAATGGAGATTCTTTTTCCCCTAATTATTCAACAAGGGGATAagcaaaaatttgattttattagataagaagaaagaagattgGGAAATTAATTGTAACTTTCAATTGAAAGAAATGGGTATTATCTATTACAAAGTCTTTTCCAACATTTCTATAGTTCCCATATTTTCCTAAGCTCGGTTTCTGTATCATAAAATTCAAGAGCAACAATATAACCAAATTGTTAGAATCtttgaccaaaataagccatTACTAAaatcaattcaccaaaatagtacatttttaaaaatcttttacgAAACTAGTATAAACGTCGTTTATAGTAACGTTTTAGGCTTTATTTTATTCAAGGACAAATACAAAACGGCAAAAAGCTGATGGCAATAAAACGTGACTGTCAATAATGTTTTAGACTTCGTTATTGACAAACACGTTTTACAGCTATACATGAGTGACATTTCATATTCGTTACTCTGAGTCACGTTTTATGGCTAAAACGTCACTCACAGTAACATTTATTTAGAACCTAATCACAGGCTCTGCAAATTAGAAATCGAATCCTGTGAAAATCTTGCAGAGTGTACGACGTAACTGGAAGTAGCGTTTCACACTTAAAATGTTACTCAAAAGTACGTTTTATGTTTCGTTACTCTCAATCACGTTTTAGCTGTAAAACGGTACTCTATGTAACATTTCTTTAGAATCCAATCACGGGCCTGCAAATTAAGAATCCATACTGGCAATGCAAAATCTTGCAGATTATAAAACGTTACTGCTAGTcacgttttaactttaaaacgTGACTAGCAAGTACACACtatcctttttcatttttcaaattgatcCCGTGATTTTGTATATAAACCTTGTTGAAACAAATAAATGTTCAACACATTCCAACATTATTCAGCCAAGTTTTTTCTTGTGTAGCCCATTATTGAAACAATTTTCACAAAAGTTCATAGGTATGAATAAAATAAGTCAAGTTAATATATcatattatgttattattttatcatagttctataaatatttttctgatTATTGATTATAAAATGTCTTATTTTTATGTGTAGGAATCAAAATGGCAAATTTTGAGCATAATGTGATGGTTGCTTTGTATTGGGGTGGCGAAATAATTACTGAAATGAATGGATTTAGGTATACTGAATGTGCTAGAATGATTATTAGTATGTCTACTTTAACAAATTATGTTGAATTGGTTGAATTATTGCAAGAGAAGATGGaaataaatagtgaaaatattgaaatgaatatttctgaaaaatatccATGTTCAATTCAAGGTAGCAATGCAAGGTTTACTGAGTTTAAAATTGAGAATGATCAATCCTTGCAACAATTTTTTCTCATACCTCAAAAATTTGCGgataaaattgatataaatgttTTGGAGATGTATGTAATGAtcaaatcaagaaatcaaaataatgtATTTCAAATTAGTGGTCAACATGGTTTTCACATGAATCTATTGTCTCAAAATTATGAATTTGCCACGATCAGTCAACCTCATTTTGCAGAACCGATTATTCCACCATCATTCCAACAATTGTCTATGCGTGACCATTGACTATTTGGTGAAGGCTCAAGTAGCCAAAGACATTTTGATAGTAGTCACATGGAATATAAGGCCAGGTAAAGtaacaagtttatattttacttaattttagtgTAACAATTTGTTAACATAACTTGTTgattagtttattattt belongs to Solanum stenotomum isolate F172 chromosome 1, ASM1918654v1, whole genome shotgun sequence and includes:
- the LOC125853187 gene encoding probable beta-D-xylosidase 2, translating into MSGGCGIGKSTSTLFIFIFLFLFVSIQAARPPFACDRKDRATKNFPFCQTKLPIGDRVRDLIGRLTLQEKVKLLGNNAAAVPRLGIKGYEWWSEALHGVSNVGPGTKFGGEFPGATSFPQVITTAASFNASLWEEIGRVVSDEARAMYNGEMGGLTYWSPNVNILRDPRWGRGQETPGEDPVVAAVYAERYVRGLQGNEEGDRLKVAACCKHYTAYDLDNWSGVDRFHFNAKVSKQDIEDTFDVPFRSCVKEGKVASIMCSYNQVNGIPTCADPELLRKTIRGGWGLNGYIVSDCDSVGVFYDSQHYTSTPEEAAAAAIKAGLDLDCGPFLSQHTENAVHIGILKEVAIDTNLANTVAVQMRLGMFDGEPSAQQYGHLGPRDVCSPSHQQLAVEAARQGIVLLKNHGPALPLSPRRHRTVAVVGPNSDVTFTMIGNYAGVACGYTSPLQGISKYAKTIHEKGCGDVACTDDKLFAGAVNAARQADATVLVMGLDQSIEAEFRDRTGLLLPGFQQEFISEVSKASRGPVVLVLMSGGPVDVTFANNDPRIGGIVWAGYPGQGGGAAIADVLFGAHNPGGKLPMTWYPQEYLKNLPMTTMDMRSNLAKGYPGRTYRFYKGPLVYPFGHGLSYTKFITTIFEAPKTLAIPIDGRHTSNSSTISNKSIRVTHAKCSKLSIQIHIDVKNVGPKDGSHTLLVFSKPPVDVWVPHKQLVAFQKVYVPTRSKQRVAINIHVCKYLSVVDKAGVRRISIGEHSIHIGDAKHSLSLQASVLGVIKS